ATGTTTTAGACCCAAAAAAgtgtggggagaacatgcaaagtgcACACAGGAAAGCCAGAACTGAGATTTCAACCCTGaactcagaacagtgaggcagatatgcAAACCAATAGGCCCACCGTGCCCATGCCATGCCATGCGATGTGTGGAACGTCTCTTTACGACAATCCAAAGCTTGTCACGATGAGGCGAAAAGGTTTTCCTGTTCCAAAGTGACACAGCAGAAACCAACACTGGCCCTGaccggcctttttttttttttcctgacccTTATTTTTTGTGAAGGTGAGACGTTCACATGAGACGCTCAgggaaaatgtcaggaaaacgCAAGCGAAGCGACAACGGCTTTGTCGCCGCAACCCGGGATGAGCGGGTAGGAAGCATACCAAGGGCCGAAGTCGTCCGCACCCGTTGGATTGCGTTACCGTGTTCGACTTGACGGTTCTTATTTCATATCCAGCGGTGACAAACCGCGTGTTTGCCGATGTGTCAAACTGAAGCCTATTGACTTGAACGAATCCCAAAATGCACCAATGAACAAGCACTTGCTgatatttttggttttgtttgaaaGCCACTGAACGTTCCCGTGGGGCTCTTCCACCGAGATGCGCCGTCATTTCCATTAGCCTCAAACTTCGGCAAGAAAAGACATGTTGACGCGTCGGGGAGGAAAGTCATCTGCGGCCGATTTAGTGGCCTTGGAATTTGAATACAAGCCGTTCCACAAAGCactttggctttttatttgtttgaatttccacTTCGAAGTCATGGAAATACCTTCAATACAGCTCAGGCATCAAACTCACAATATTAGAAgtattgaaatacatttgagcATACGGTAGTTAGTCGCACCAGTCGGTAACAATTTGTAAAAACTTGTATTTAAAAGTACTTCTCTATCATAACAATGATGTGACAATTCTGTATTATGATAATGTGATTATTAGGTAAAGGACCAAAAGTGTATTTGCCGTACGCCGAGTTCGTGAACAAACACAGCGGAGCTCAGCTTGTGGCTCGAGGGCATCGTGGCTACGCAACATCAAACCTGTTAACTCTTTTGAAATGGCGTCACGCCGATGTGAGCATTTAAACAACGGCGCAGATGAAGCCAATGCAATAATCAATGCCGCTGCTGTTTTTATGgcattcccaaaaaaatggaaCCATTTCAATCACACTGctcaaactgttactgttgcacttgtctaCAGCCCTCATTTAACTCTTAATGTTGCACTTTCCGAAAAAGCTAATATGTAAGTTATTGATGTTTCATTTGAAAtctcatgaaataaaaataagcattttGTTTCACCTACTGTTCCATGTGGAGAGATTAGACAAAACCTATTTTCTATTTTACCAAATGCTTAGAACAAGTATCCCCGTTTTGTGTCAGATCACACACATTGGTCTTAAAGTGGTGACAACTTTGcattatataaatgtaatatttcaaatagcatccttttttccccactgagCCGAGTGTAACGGATGCAGCTGAAAAGCAGGTGGCTAACTCACTGCAGCGTTACGTTAGCCAATTCACTGGGAATTGTGCTGATTTCAGTGTAAAACGAACACATCGCGACAAGCTGAGAGGAACGCAAATGACTCCGAAAGATCGCTTCGTCGACACCGAAGTTGTGTCCGcgtcaaaatattaaaacattcaaatcaGTATCAGTGCAGCATGATGGCTGTGTAAACAGGACTATATTTTCTAAAGAATCTGTGTAACAGCAGTCATTTGGAGTGTTTTTAtgaaacatgtttttcctctttttcacTGCTCCCGAGAGACAACTGAAATGGAACTTATATAGCGACGATATATCAAAGTCCATACGCATGAAATACAGATCAATACATTTACGAACAGATCAAACTATATATAACGATCAAAAACTACCGGAAGGCAAGGGAGCGAGAAAAGTCAGCTGGTGCTTTACTGCTTTGTTTCTCCAGGTGATAACATCACGTCAAAACTAATAAACATTTTAGTCTGGACAAACACAACCGCGTTAGCACCATTGCTAACGCTAATGCGACATGAGAGCAAAAATCCAAAAAAGATACTGTGCTGCCCTCGCATGTGATCAAGGAGATCTAatttgcatggatgtctgcttCTAACAAAACGAAATATTATTTATGCTCCCTGTTCAATTACCCTCAATTCCCAATCAATCCTGCCATACACTTGCCCATTTGGAATACTTGGCAAATTCCCCAGTTTAGACTTTCCGGAATTTGCCGGGAATGTCGCGTCCCTTTGTAACGCCGCTGACAACGGACACGCTTGCTTCACACAAAAGCCGTGACATGATGTTAGTGGACTCGAAAAGGCCTCCCAACCTCACTCGGCGCATGGCCGCTAATAAGATCAGCGCGGCTCAAATGACAGAATAACACGGTGCTGATgagacacacacgcgcacacacacaaagtagtttactgtatgtgtgtgcgtgcagccTGCAGTTATTTGGGGCCCGGCTTGGCTCTCGGTAGTGTTTTTCCAGATAGTTGTAGTGGACGCGAACGGCCCGGCCCAGATGTTCGAAGCCTCCCGGGACACTCGCACGCTCTCCTCGGGGTCCCGTCTTCCCGTACTAAAAAACCCCCGTTGCTGTTTTATCTCGTTACGGTGTTCAAATAGCCTTTCGACGCACTGTTTATTTCATTCGCGGGACCCGTCGCCGGCCGACGTCGGGCTCGTTAGGTCGTCGATAACATCCGCATACTTTTTTTGCGGAATGATTATCCACTGAGACGACATTCGTTCATCAGTGGCTgataatataaaacataaaGGCACCTGAGGCAGCGATGGGGTCCTTTACACCTGGAAAAAGAGGCTCTCGTAACATTCACTATGGCAGTGCCAAGCTCTTGTCGTCATGGCAGCGCCCCACTGCTTCTGTTGAAAACGGGCTAGTTTGGCGAACACCCACTTATTTGCAAATTGGGATGAAGTATTATTTTGATGCCGTTTTATGGCTTCTCGGTGccaagttgaggagtttcatttaggtataagtagtgctttgtcaccatctAATGGGATCTATGGGAAATTCTAAACTTTTGGGTGGGAGGCATCAATGACTCACAGATTGTCGTGATTCCCCAACAACAGGGGTTTACTCTAATCCGCTCGTAAAACGAATATGTATTCCTAAACGTGTCAAGATGCACCGATGTCATTTCCTAATGCTCCGTCTGTCCTACTGTCGGTGTCCTTTCGCTGCTTTTCGGGGAGACGAAGGCGGAGTTGCCAGAGCGAGCAACAAAGGACAGAATATCTTTGTCATTGTGTCACGTACAACGAAATGCGGTGCAGTCGTCACGAGGGATTTAGCGCAATAGATCAACAAAGATCAACTTTAGATGATGATCTAAAGCAAGGTATTCTTGTTAAtcagataaaaatacaatatacacgTCCTTTTCCATTTGATTTGTCCTTGAATGTTTGCAATtgtgggcagcacggtggcctaGTGGTTCATTTGCATGTCTGCCCTCTGAGACTCAagagtttgaatctcggctctggccttcctgcgtGGAGTTGGAATGTTCTCCGCACGCGTGGGttaagacactaaattgtcaaaatgtgtccagcgattggctggcgaccagtccggcgtgtacccggcctctcgcccaaagtcagctgggatgggctcggGCTCGCCTGCGACCTAATGAGGACGAGTGCCACAGAAAATAGACGGATGATTAAAAGCAAATACATGAATCCAACCGTGAAAAGGTTTGGGGAACGTTTGGTGACAGGGGTCACCTGTGACAACGCACGAGGTATTTGAATGTCGATTCAAAATCGTCAGAAATAAAACCCAAACAGCCATAATGTCCCAAGTTGTCGAACATTTTTCAACGTCCAATGTCCTTTTGTGGCGGACGAACACCGAACGATTGCAGCATCGCTGGGGTTCACCTTTGTTGTTTCGTGGTATAAAACCAAAGAGGCGACATCGTTTCCTGTGTGAACCCAATCAACACGGTGGGACATAAAGCTCGAACGATGCTTCCTAACAGCACTGATGTAACTACAGTAAAGCCACCTCCTGTATGACGACGTACACACGGACGACGATGGAGTTCACTTTCCCTTCCTGCTCTATAAATGCTCCCTGGAGCGCGCAAGTGGCTTCGTCGTAGCGAAACAGCCGTACGGGTGGAATATAACTATTTGTGATTAGGGTTGGGAAGGGGTGGAACGTTTCCGGTACACTCGGGAAAGTTTCTGGCAAATTTCCATGCAAATTTAAGATTGGAAACATGATGGGAATGAACTGTGAATTGAGGATAATAGAAAGGAATGGTCGATGCCCGAGTCAAGGGGTTAACCCCCTCGGGGCCGAGTCGAACGTGAAGTTGTTGCAGGGAAACAAAATCTGGCAGAGCTTCACGGCCTCAGGGTGTGGACGTGTGGACGTATGCGTTATGTTTTAGTGGAGCACGGagcgaaaaaaacaacaagatggATGCCAGCGGGCTGTCGTCACGCCACAACTAATTCGGTCACCGGTGCGACTGGTCGGCCACTCCCTGAGCTTGTGAGGATGGGGGCGGTTGGCGGTGGGGGGGTTCTGCTGCGAGCTCGAGCGAGCGAGCGGAAGACGGAGAAGAACAGATGCGTAGAAGCGTCGGAGGCCAGCGCGGTGCATAATTCGTGTATTCGGGGGTCACGGGGCAGCGCTCGCACGCCACGCAGGTCCCAGAGGTCCCGACTGGGCTCATTGACAGCTATTAGGAAACTCACAGGGGGGCAAAGCGGGCTAATAATTGCCAGCCTGCCAAACTTCCTGCAGGCGCTAATTTCTTGGATTTACATTTACTTCTGCTTAAAACCAGTTTATCACACCTTTTCTTTATCTGATGTTTGTTTCAATTTGCGATGTCACTCACCAGAGTGCAAACTGCAgtcaaacttgaaaaaaataaataaaaaaaatggcctGGTTTTATACTTTTGTCCTACTTTATGTTAGTTAACTTCTTACTTCATGGAGGATGAGGAATAGATTCTGGGGAACATGCGCCGTTTAAACTTGCTGTTTGCCTAAATTTGAACTTATTCTCAGCCTGCCAAACTTCCCCATTTTgccttttagagcattttgactgatctttcaacacccacagaatattgtgttctgtgacaatataagcaccgaCGCGCTCACCAGTAGAAAGTAGAAGCTAGCTTTTTCCGTCCTTGTGTAATCAGTAGTAGAACACGGCTTgctttcaccaaaaacaccacTTTCTGTCCGCACTGCAGGGAGAAAGAACTTTTTGTAAAACAGAAACATCATGCAAAACAGTGGCTTTGCTGctgaaatgtttttgcttttgtgacgcCTCAAACTATAAACAAgtataacaaaaacaagaccgAGAAAgggcaaaataataatagtgataTACAACTGCGGCAcggtcattacagtggtttacaacgGCCTCcgaagagttcaattttgctctcatccgaccagacgaGCTGGCAGTAGCGACACcctcgacttggaggtgaactgctgtacattttcaaattgcgcgtgtgggttgcgctcgagtttaaaggcaaactacgAGCCGGATAGTCGCAGTGACGtcatacgtatgtgtgtgtgtgtgtgaacactTGACCCGCTTAACATTCACCAAGAAGTGACTGTTGATGATTTAGAAGCCGGAGTCAACGTCATCTCTCGGAGAGTTGTTGAGGTCAGAAGGACGGGTTTTGGTGCTACGTGTGTGTCAGCACGCGTGCGTCTCATTAAACGCGCGCTAGCCTGATGACGCGTCAGGAAACAGCCTGTGGGCTTCAGAGGATGCCGCCGACCGGGATGTGCCATTTGTCCTTTGCGCTCCTGCTGAGCGTGAATAATCTGCTTCGTtatcctcttttctttcaacaTGCGAGGAGCCTTGCTACTTGGCGACATGAATTTAAACACAACAAGGTGGGACAGGCGGAGCGAATTCATattgaaaacacacaaatgacacGAAATGCATATGAAATGGCGCAGCAAGAAAACTTGAAACGAGTGTGCAGATCCCTGCAAGTCATCCAGGATTTTGTCGTTTCCCGAACTCCTGCAAACACAGAGTGTCATTTTATTGGGGAAATGATGTGCGTTGGCAATGTTGGGCAACTCTAATTCGCCACATGACTTGGGTTGTTACCAACAGCTGGTGAAAGCTTCAGGCCAACAGCACCTTTCAAGGTATATTTAGCGagaaaatggtgatgtgttaaatacttatttcagctgctgtatacaTACTTGCTCAAGTGccaggtgcctaaacttgtctgaCTCCCAACgcgttggcatttctctccctcctaATCGAGGTGACGAGCTGATCTTTACCTTGCGATCAAAAGCCGCGCTGATCTCCGAGCCGTCGACGGGTATCGGTTCGTCATTGCAGCGCGTTGCAAACCTCGATTGCACAGGAAATCGGAGCACGCGCTTGCACCACGTCGTGTAGAATAATAGCACAACGATCCAGcacattttttcctctttgtctgGAAGTTTACATATGGTTTATGCAAAGACTGGCAAAAGGAGAAATAAGTCTATTTCTGTCTTGCAGCAGACCAGTTTTATTTCTGTGCATGAGTGCGGCGACCTTTCCCTGCCCTTTCTGAACCCGGAAAACTAAATAAAGAACACTTATTTCTTTAGCTCATCGAAAAATGGCACGATACGTTCAATGTGACGTAAACGGAGACAAAGGAAGCTTAGCAGAAATGTTCCAAAAGGCAAACATTTGAGCAGCGCACCGATTTATGGTATACTACCGCGAGAGCAGTTGCGGCCAGTCCTGAATATCGGCTAGGATCATTTAGCCGACCTCGCGCCAGTACAACGAGGCGCCCGAGCCGTCCTGGCCTCAAGCCAGCAACACGTCCAGCGAATCCGTCCGTTATCCGCTTTGGGGTTGCGGGCGAGCTTGAGCTTGAGCTTGAGCTTCTCCCGGCTGACTTGAGCTTCTTAACGCAGAGCACATTTGCACAAACAATCACTCACACTCACCTTCATTTAGAGGAAGGAGGAATTCAACAAAATGCAAATCTAagcaagaacaacaaaaactgaAGATTTAAGATGTTTCATGTTGGTATTGCATTAAGATGAGGAATAAATATAGTCTAATTATGCACAAAGATATTGGATAAGTACACTTTGGCAAAGTGGGAAGTATATTATGTACAAgtggtcctcagtttacgacacTGAAGTTTATCAGAACACGTAGTATTGATCACCAACCTATGCTAATGCCGTAGTAAAGTCATACTGCATCTACAGTAAAGAGAGGCTACCTCAAAAGTCCCTATGCACTTCCTTTTCTATGTTTCATTTCAGGGATACTCGGACAGAAGGGAGGCCGTCGGCATTTGACAGCTCGGGCTCGGAACTTGTTCGAAGCACGTCGTTCCCTTGCCCGTCGCTCGCCAATTGACATTGGCGCAGCAACGCGATATTGCCGCCTGGCAAGAAGTTTTTCTGTCCCCGACTGCAGTTCAGCGCACCGCTCCAATTAATGCCATCCGTAGCACGTTTCTCAAAGCGTGATCTGTTGTTGATAAACCCTGCAGCGGAAGGCCTGCTCCTACCGCCACTGACCAAAACGGCAAACTGCTGAAGCAGCCGTTCGCCAAATGCCAGGGAAAGTTCATCCGATGGGCTGCACTGAACCTGAGCATCGGCAAACGCTAGATGCAGCGGATGCTTCAGAGAGTGATCGAGATGAACCCGTCGGGTCGTTCAAAGCCTTCAAGCAGAAGATTATCATGCTCCTGTTTCAATGTGTGAATCGCTCCTCATCGTCAAAACAACTCTCGGCTTTTGACCTTCATCTCTTTGGTTAGCTAAACCGACACGACTGTCGAACTTTGGGGGAAATCAAATGCAGCAGAAAAATACTGAGCATGAACGAGACTTTTCCAAGATGGTGGTTTGGCGCCGTTTCACTGGGCCGATTGGACCATTTTTCTTCCACAAGGCACCCAGTAAGACGACTACCGACACTTCTGACACATTTGACGACCCgcttctcaaactggcgctTAACTGCATTCGGGGACAGAAAAACTTGCAACACTGCTCCAATGTCAAGTGGAGATCCACGAGCAAGGCCAAAGCCCAAACTGTCAGATGCCGATGACCTCACGTCTTTCGGAATGATACCGAATAATCCAACGaagaaaaaatgtcataaaaaaagaacaattcttTAGCTTCAGCCCTGTGGTTGGCCGTGGACCCTCTTTAGTGTCTTTGGAATACCAAAAGAAGtgaaactgttgtttttgttgttaaatgcAGGTACAAAGAGCTGATGACAGGAAAGACGGCCAGAGAGATTATCGCTATTTTATGGATTCTGTCCTTCGTCATCGGGCTGGTCCCTTTCTTCGGTTGGAATATCAAGCACTCGAGTTGCAGGAATGCCACCTCCACAGCGGACAACGCCACGGACAGCCAACTGGACTCGGGTCCGAAGGCCGGACACTTACTACTTCCGAGCTGCAAGCTCAGGTGCTTCTTTGAGAGCGTGGTGGACATGGAGTACATGGTCTACTTTAACTTCTTTGTGTGCGTGCTGCTGCCGCTCCTCATCATGCTGGGCATCTACATGAAGATCTTCACGGTGGCCAGGATGCAGCTGAGGCAGATCGAGCTCAAGTGCGTGTCCAACGGGGACAACCACCATCACGGCCTGCTGCAGCGGGAGATCCGCGCCGCCAAGTCGCTGTCCATCATCGTGGGGCTCTTCGCCATCTGCTGGCTGCCCGTCCACATCCTCAATTGCCTCACGCTCTTCTACAAGGGGCTGCACAGGCCCGAGGAGGTCATGTACGTGGCCATCGTTCTGTCCCACGCCAACTCGGCCGTCAACCCCATCATCTACGCCTACCGCATCCAGGACTTCAGAAACACCTTCCGCAAGATCTTGGAACGGCACGTGCTGTGCCGCAAAGAGGAGCTCTACGTCAGCTCCAACGGCAGCAGGCGCACCAGAGACCAGATCCGCATGACTGTAGACCCCCTGCTATAGAAGACTTGCCACTCTTTCCACTGAACGATGTTTACACAAGCAGGTTATGATGTCAAACGCGCCTCGAGGGGTCAAACTTAACGTTTACACCGTGAAGGATTTGTCGCCGTTATTGTTGCTGATTAATGTTAACGCTAACTGGATTGTAGGACTGTGAACAGGACCCAAACTTTGAGACATTCTAAAACGCTATTTATCGTTCTGAATAAGCCCTGATAGAACTGCAAAAGccctcctttttttgtttgtatactGCCAAGAGTCAGTGCAAGTGTTTATTTATTACAGCAAGCAACGTATCTTTGTGACTGTGAACATCAAACGTCTTGGTGTGGCGTCTGGAGCCGTACTACTCTGTACTACCCGTGGACCTCAATAGGTACAACACAAGTACTTTTGTGGTCATTTTTTAATCAGCTCGTTCCACCTTCACTAAAGTGTTTCCGTTTGTTGAACTAAACCCCTAAAAGCTGAGCATGACGGTGTCGCTGTTCTGTCTTGAGCTGCTTTTGTTTGGCCACGTGCATCACTCTTCTACGAGCTCGACTCATTCAGAAGGGAAATATGCATATATCCTGTACCGTGACTTGTGGAATGATTGCACTATTGCTCCCGGGAAACACCGTTTCCGATTCACCATGTGGTGCACaaactagggtttcaaagtgGCACGACATTTCCAGGAATTTCCCATCGGGAAGGTAGAAATATTCCGAAATTATGCTTTGACACATGCTTTGATGCTGATTTCTTATACAGTCGAAGAAATATACAATCGAGTCCATTTGAGGGCCCAATTTTGAGTCAAAGTGATTTTGTATCTGTTAAACTGGTATAGACTGGCTGGAACAGGCAAAATGAATGTACGATATAGTAAGATATTTGCTACTTTATACGAAAAGTCTTCCTATTTCTGACTATTGTGagagaagacattttttttcccccccgagcaCGGTGGCCTTCCGCCTGACAGTCCTTAGGGTTAGGTTGCAAATGATGtcgactttgcatgttctccaggcactccgtcGCTCTCCCAcgttcaaaaacatgcatgttaggttcatcgaaTAGTGTCTTTTAGCGCGCTATACGGCAATTCCTGTATTGTATCTTCAATGGGGACATTTTCCAATATAAATAGCAATTGTTTTTAATGGTTGTATCGTTCTCTTAACACAATGTCTTCGAGTATTCTGCCACTTGTGTGACTTGCAGCTAAAAGATACCCATTCAGCAAATCTAAATGTACTTGAAACATATCTGCAGTTACCTCAGTAATGTCATGAAAATCTGTTTAACTGGATTTAGCCGGAGCGTTCAAATGCAGAATTCCTGCTGGAGTGCACAAGGTTTTAGAAGCTTCAAAACAAGAATTTTTGTGGTAACCAAAATGAGACTCCCCGTTCGAGACTTTTTTCCAAATTCCACGAAGTTCTGCTCATTCCCATGAACACTAATCCAATAAATGAGAAATGAAGTAGCGAAAGCGAAGCAGGGAACACTGATGAGTCGACTGAACGGCACCAAACGGTGTAGCCGCGGTGCTCTTTTCGACGGAGTCCATTTTTAACGTGAGCCCCTTTTTGCCGGGTGTGGTCGGCAGCCCGCGACGCGCACAATTGTGTTTCAACTGTAAACGAAGTTGTCGAAGATGAGGAACAACGTCCGAACCTCGGTGCTGTTGAAACCCGAAAGCCCAAACATTGCGCTTGCTCATTTTCGGTCATTTCCTTCACCTGACTCATCTTAAGGGCTAAAAATACAGGAGTGTGTCAACATTCCAATGGAGACATCGATACTGTAACTGCACTGCCATTTTGTGTTGTCTTAGTTGACCGACGTGTAGAAAAACAACATATGGAGCaacaacacaaatatatatatacacacacacacacacacacgaatatgTACTGTGGGTGTCACACTTTTTACAAGCTATTTATGTCTGGTGACTGTaattctttttggtttttttgtgacattagcAGATCCAAATCGACTTTGCTCCCCGTTAGCATCTGTCGCTTTTGTGTCATGATTCTACTTTTCAGTCTCCACAAACAGGTGcaatgtgtgtgtacgtacggTCAAATATTTAGTGAATAAAAGCCATGTTTATGTCGTCCATGATCTGACTTTATTCCGAAAGTCATTTACGTACAATATGTTGACAGATAAAACAAGCTTttcaaaggaggaaaaaaaacatacgagCGTGCAGCGTCTCACTGTTTCCCAACGAGGAAGCTGAAAATAAAGCAGTGCAACCTCAGTGAACAGATGTTTCCCTGGAAACAGATTAGGAACTCTTGAGGGAGGCCAAAATATAAAAGAGAGGAATAAGAAAAGCAACGTAACGCTGTTCCTGTCCTCCATCGCCACCATCGTGATCGGCATCCAAGCGGAACATACGTGGGACTCACAGCGACGACGTCCCACTGAGCAGCGCTGTCATCTGCTCATCTGACGCACTTTGCGGGCGAGTCACGCCCGTGGCCTCACACAGGTACACGGCCAGAATGTGTTTGCACTGCAACAAAAGAGCACATCGCGGCCGTCACGGTCACAGCGGCCTTAATGACCCGAGACAGTCGAGACCTCCGGTGAAATGAGCTCATGTGAGCGTCGCCGTACGACAGCTCTGACCTTCTTGAAACCTCCCCCTCTTTCCTCCGCAACAACGGTCCCGCTCGGTCAGTGGCTAACAATGAAATACACGACACTGAACTCGAGACCCGTAGCACCCAGATTTGACGACAGTCAAGTCGAAGTACTCTTTGATCACCGTGGCTTAAGGTTCTACGACTGTGCGCCGTTTTGAACGTAGAAGAAGATACGAGAGGGCCTGCCGGCTCGCGCAATCTGTATCCTCGCTCACAAGATCAAGGTCTTGCACAGTAAATTCATGGAAGCGCACGATTGTCCGAAAAGGGCCCAGGCCGTACCTCTGACAGAGGAATAACAAATATCTGGCTAGCACTTCCTGCCTCCCACTTGTGATTTTCGGAGCGTTTGGGTGCCGCGCGGGgctttccgggcactccggcttcctcccatattctggtttcaactgtatgtcCTACCAGTGATGTTTTTCCACTACTACATGACATTTCTGACTATAGTACATGCTCCTAGCGATGCAAAACTGCACAAGTTGACACGTGCGTGCTACGAGTACTAATGAAGTTCTAGACGTTAACTGGTAGAACTTTTGAATTCACTAGTGGTACTAATAGCACGCAGTTGTCAaatagtgcacagttttgcctctaGTAACGTAGTCATTCCACTAATGCACCCGATTCATTCTACTCGTGCGCAGAAATGCCATAGTGTAGTGGGAAAAAACATAACTAATaagacagttgttctactagtgcactgaattgtcttctTAGTGaagacgaaaaaaaacaaagcgttGTGTCAGGTTAACGGAGTGATGCGCAGAATTGTGCGAGCTGGTGTGAACAAGTTGACAGCTCACTGAAATGCGATCAGTCAGTGTCGGAGCGTTCCGGGCCGCC
The DNA window shown above is from Phyllopteryx taeniolatus isolate TA_2022b chromosome 17, UOR_Ptae_1.2, whole genome shotgun sequence and carries:
- the adora2b gene encoding adenosine receptor A2b, with translation MKMSAFALLCARVPPRLEKCRHRGKSRHTRRKSTADDARLCKDGQFSSSHSWTILGPQPVDLCAARRLGVAPRVRRMHEEGIKTVYIIIEVVIALFSITGNVLVCWAVAINTTLKNATNYFLVSLAVADILVGCLAIPFAVTISVGIRLDFYGCLFLACFVLVLTQSSIFSLLAIAIDRYLAVKIPLRYKELMTGKTAREIIAILWILSFVIGLVPFFGWNIKHSSCRNATSTADNATDSQLDSGPKAGHLLLPSCKLRCFFESVVDMEYMVYFNFFVCVLLPLLIMLGIYMKIFTVARMQLRQIELKCVSNGDNHHHGLLQREIRAAKSLSIIVGLFAICWLPVHILNCLTLFYKGLHRPEEVMYVAIVLSHANSAVNPIIYAYRIQDFRNTFRKILERHVLCRKEELYVSSNGSRRTRDQIRMTVDPLL